One window of Trifolium pratense cultivar HEN17-A07 linkage group LG5, ARS_RC_1.1, whole genome shotgun sequence genomic DNA carries:
- the LOC123883692 gene encoding uncharacterized protein LOC123883692, whose protein sequence is MELKQGNMSVAEYSVKFEELCAFTPHYNTVEAENDKCVKFESGLRPDIKHLIGFSQIRDFATLVDKCRICDDDGKAKTNYYKAMSDKRGKGQDRGKPYGDKGKKVVESSCGKKRGGGQCYKCGELGHKSYECPKKVDKCFNCGRLGHKSDVCQVKVTCFNCGEEGHKSPMCKKPKKTMGKVFALSGDDADQGDNLIRGTCFIYNTPLIAIIDTGATHSFISVDCMKRLSIPVSEMSGRMEIETPANGSVTTRLVCRDCPVTVFGRHFGMDLVCIQLSGIDVIFGMNWLIFNQVHINCCEKTVVFPKPEESLHLMSKKEVVESLKEPVEVYALFASLKMEGEVKVEELPVVCEFPDVFPEDVSDVPPKREVEFTIDLVPGTSPISMAPYRMSASELNELKKQLEELLEKKFIRPSVS, encoded by the coding sequence atggagctcaagcaagggaacatgtctgtagcggagtattccgtgaagtttgaGGAGTTGTGTGCGTTTActccacactacaacaccgtggaagctgagaatgacaagtgtgtcaagtttgaaagtgggttgcgcccggacatcaagcatcttatcggattttctcaaatccgagactttgcaactttggtggataagtgccgtatctgtgatgatgatggaaaggccaagactaattactacaaggccatgagtgacaagagaggaaaaggtcaagaccgtgggaagccCTATGGTGACAAGGGGAAGAAGGTTGTTGAGTCTAGTTGTGGAAAGAAGAGAGGTGGTGGACAATGCTACAAGTGTGGTGAGTTGGGTCATAAGTCTTATGAGTGCCCAAagaaggtggacaagtgtttcaattgtgggagGCTAGGACACAAGTCGGATGTGTGTCAAGTGAAGGTGACTtgcttcaattgtggtgaagagggtcacaagagtcctatgtgcaagaagccgaagaagactatggggaaggtgtttgctttgagtggagatgatgcggatcagggggataatctcattagaggtacgtgtttcatctataacactcctttaattgcgattattgatacgggagctacacattcttttatatccgttgattgcatgaagcgtcttagtatacctgtgtctgaaatgtctggtcgtatggaaatagaaactcctgctaatggttctgtaactacccgtctcgtatgtcgtgactgtcccgtaaccgtgtttggtagacactttggaatggacctagtgtgtatccaacttagtggtatagatgttatctttggtatgaattggttgatATTTAATCAAGTCCATATCAACTGTTGCGAGAAGACCGTTGTGTTTCCTAAACCGGAGGagagtttgcatttgatgagtaagaaggaagtagtagagtcgttgaaggaacctgtagaggtgtatgcgttgtttgcatccttgaagatggaaggtgaagttaaggtggaagagttaccggttgtttgtgaatttcccgatgtatttccggaagacgtgtcagatgtaccgccgaaaagagaagtagagtttacgattgatttggtacctggtaccagtccgatatctatggcaccgtatcgaatgtcagcgtcagagttgaatgagttgaagaaacaactagaggaactacttgagaagaagtttattcgacctagtgtatcg